A window from Bordetella petrii encodes these proteins:
- a CDS encoding polymorphic toxin type 50 domain-containing protein produces the protein MSAGPPSAGAPGLRCTGNPPHNDTPMDVKSLERSGKVAALRRGGEILLIGPWDVFLGVAPRLLIQDASRLRAVLYPHLRDDSALAKLTTMARQIICMGSVAGHYSPQQALEQMVGLLQAGQISAMTVPDTSGSDENINIQRAALTGIRAGPVSQWPLAERFSYVLERSPYYMSDALGAELRRTFNERTLALVVGTLVVWAGSHAIGIGFVADAALLAIGFSLAGWAIFDGVKFLAKFFNLTMNASSEQELEQAAKQFADGVTAIGVGALIALLTRGAGRLARRPAGHSTPRPAEPAQTPKQAAGAGQQPSRLSTAELNRQAVKNYGIPDTLSAHQARHIPPVADGRSVLTADPADLLRGLHEGQYPILRQPKPGQVMVNFGRPIGEFWNLSGTPTRVGPTNFGSVLYGKKGAHIVPANPVQW, from the coding sequence GTGTCCGCCGGCCCGCCCAGCGCGGGCGCGCCAGGGTTGCGCTGTACCGGTAATCCACCGCACAACGACACACCCATGGACGTCAAATCACTCGAAAGGTCCGGAAAGGTCGCCGCGCTGCGACGTGGCGGCGAGATCCTGCTGATCGGCCCCTGGGACGTGTTCCTGGGCGTGGCGCCGCGGCTGCTGATACAGGATGCCTCGCGCCTGCGCGCGGTGCTTTACCCGCACCTGCGCGACGACAGCGCGCTGGCCAAGCTGACCACCATGGCGCGCCAGATCATCTGCATGGGATCGGTGGCCGGCCATTATTCCCCGCAACAGGCCCTGGAGCAGATGGTCGGCTTGCTGCAGGCCGGCCAGATATCCGCGATGACCGTGCCCGACACCTCGGGCAGCGACGAGAACATCAACATACAGCGGGCCGCGCTGACGGGGATTCGGGCCGGGCCCGTGTCGCAGTGGCCGCTGGCCGAACGCTTCAGCTACGTGCTGGAACGGTCGCCCTACTACATGTCCGACGCATTGGGCGCCGAACTCAGAAGGACATTCAACGAAAGAACCCTGGCCCTGGTGGTGGGCACGCTGGTGGTATGGGCCGGATCGCACGCGATCGGCATAGGCTTCGTGGCCGACGCGGCGCTGCTGGCGATCGGCTTCTCGCTGGCCGGCTGGGCGATTTTCGACGGCGTCAAGTTCCTGGCCAAGTTTTTCAACCTGACCATGAATGCCTCCAGCGAACAAGAACTGGAGCAGGCTGCCAAGCAATTTGCCGACGGCGTCACGGCCATCGGCGTGGGCGCGCTGATCGCGCTGCTGACGCGCGGGGCGGGACGGCTGGCGCGCCGGCCCGCGGGGCACTCGACGCCGAGGCCGGCAGAACCCGCGCAAACGCCCAAGCAGGCCGCCGGCGCCGGACAGCAGCCGTCCCGCTTGAGCACGGCCGAGTTGAACCGGCAGGCAGTCAAGAATTACGGTATTCCAGATACGCTGAGTGCTCACCAGGCACGCCACATACCGCCCGTTGCCGATGGACGCAGTGTGCTAACCGCTGATCCGGCCGATTTATTGAGAGGATTGCACGAAGGGCAGTATCCTATCTTGCGACAACCCAAACCCGGCCAGGTGATGGTGAACTTCGGCCGGCCTATCGGAGAGTTCTGGAATTTGTCCGGAACGCCGACGCGTGTGGGCCCGACGAATTTCGGATCGGTTTTGTATGGTAAAAAAGGCGCCCATATCGTGCCGGCCAATCCAGTACAGTGGTAA